GCCTGCAGCTGCACGCAGCTGCTTCAGAGAAATCGACCGCTGCTGAAGAAACTGAAGAAGCACTGTTTTATGCTTTCCAGCCCGGTCCGGACTGGCTTTACCGCGAGCAGTTGGGCTTCCGCGACCAGCTGACCATTGTGGGCGGCGGCCACGTCAGCCTGGCATTGTCGCGCGTGCTGGCCGCGCTCGATTTTGAGCTGACGGTGCTCGACGACCGAACTGATTTACCCACGCTGGACGCCAACGACGCGGCCCACCATCGGCGCGTTATCGACTACGAGCACGTGGCCGCCGAAATACCCGCCGGCGCGCACCGCTACGTGGTGGTGATGACCGTGGGCTACCGCACCGATACCGTGGTGCTGCGCCACTTGCTGGGCCGCTCCTGCCGCTACCTAGGCGTGATGGGCAGCGTGGCCAAGGTGGCCGAACTGCGCCGCGGGCTGCGGGAAGAAGGCTTTTCGGCCGAAGCTATTGCCCGCCTGCGCGGCCCCATCGGCCTGCCCATTCACAGCCAGACGCCGGAGGAAATTGCCATCAGCATCGCGGCTGAGCTGATTCGGGTGCGGCGGAGCAGCGAGCTATAGGAACGTCATGTCGAGCGCAGCCGAGACATCTCGCGTGCCACCACTACTCCTGTCGATTGGATTACTACCACACGCGAGATGTCTCGGCTGCGCTCGACATGACGTTCCTTCATTCCCTATCAAGCCGCAGGCATCCTTAACGTTCCGAGTCGCTGGCGCCGCTGGGGGTTATGTTGCCGTTGGCGAATTCTTCGGTGAAGACGCGGTAGCGGTCGAGGATGGAGCGCACGGAGCGTTTGAGCACGATTTCGCCCATGGGGCCTTCGGGCACGGTCACGCCGGAGGCATAGCCGTTCCACACGGCGCGGTTGGTTTTTACGTCGATGAGGGTGACGAGCAGGGTGCCTTCGGCCAGCAGCAGGCGCACAGGCTGGTAGCCCTGGCGGTCTTCGCGGGGCGTGTCGTCGTCTTCCTCGATGTTGCGCTTAATCCACTGGCTCAGGTCTTCCTGCTGGAAGCCGTGGAAGTTCATGTCGCCCTCGTACACCCGGAAATTCACCAGCATGTCGGGGCGGCGACGGGCCAGCTTGTAGCCCTGGGCCATGAAACGCTGCTGAATGGCCTCGCGCAGCGACTGGCCCAGGCGGCTGCTGTCGGAGGTGAGGCCGGTGCCGGTCACGAAATCGTAGGTGCGGTAGCGCCGGAAGTTGCCGCGGTAGCTGTAATCGGAGTCGACGCGGGCTTCGCGGGTGGTCATGCAACTGGCGAAAATCGCCGCGAAGCTTACGAGGGCAAGCAGAGTAAAAATACGACGGGTCATCTTGGGGAATTTTACGGTAAGCTGAAACCTGAATACGAAAAACAACCGCTCAACGGACTGAGGGTTAGCCTGGTTTTACGAAAAAAGCCGCTGGGTTGACACCCTTGTCCGATTTGGGCGGCGCACTGCCCATACACTCGGCGCCGAAGGCCCGGCGGTTGGCCGCAACACGGCTGAGTCCCGAAAAAAAGTGCGGCCCCCGGCAGCTCTCTGCGCCGGCGCCCGGGCGCCGGCCAACCACCGGCCGAAAACGCTGGCCGCGGGGCAAACCCGGCTCACGTAGGCCGCTGGTGAGAAGCAAAGACGCAACAGGTTGCTCATGGATACCAAGACAGAGATACGTAGCCCCAAGTTACGTAAACCCACCTGATATTCAAAGCTTATCGGTAGCACGGGGCGGCATCGCTGCCTACCTGGGATAGCAAGCGTATTTAGCCCCATAACTGGCGCAACTGGCCGGAGTGCGCAAGCGCCGAACGCGGTAGAGACGCAATATTTTGCGTCTCGTCGTTGAACGGTCCGAACCGCGCCGCCTGCGTCGTTCAGGCGTCGTTCCGGCGCAAGTCGTTCAACGACGAGACGCAAAATATTGCGTCTACATCGTTCTTTATCGGTACCCTGCCGCCTGCAGCTGAAACAGCTCCGCGTAGCGCCCGCCGCGGGCCAGCAGTTCCTCGTGCGAGCCGATTTCCACGAACTGGCCGTTTTCGATGACCAGGATGCGGTCGGCCATGCGGACGGTGCTGAAGCGGTGGCTGATGAGGACGGCGGTTTTGCCTTGGGTGAGCTCCTTGAAGCGCTGGAAGACTTCGTACTCGGCGCGGGCGTCGAGGGCGGCGGTGGGCTCGTCGAGGATGAGGAGCTGGGCGTCGCGCATGTAGGCGCGGCCGAGGGCGATTTTCTGCCACTCGCCGCCGCTCAGGTCCACGCCGCCGTTGAAGCGGCGGCCTATCATCTGGTCGTAGCCGCCGGGGAGCTTGGCAATGACGGCGTCGGCGAGGCTTTGGTGGGCGGCGGTTTCGATGCGGGGCTGGTTGTGGCGCTCCTCGATGCGGCCCACGGCGAGGTTCTGGCCGGCGGGGAGCTGGAAGCGCACGAAATCCTGGAAGATGACGCCGATTTCCTGGCGCAGTTCGGCGGGGTCGTACTCGCGCAAATCGTGGCCATCGAGCAGGATGCGGCCTTCGGTGGGGTCGTAGAGGCGGGCCAGGAGCTTGACGAGGGTGGTTTTGCCGGCGCCGTTTTCGCCCACGAGGGCCAGCTTTTCGCCAGCTTTTAGGGTAAAGCTGAGGTTGCGAATGGCCCATTTTGTACCATTCTTGTACTGGAAGCCGACGTTTTCAAACTCAAACCCCTGCTCAATGGGGCGCGGGAAGGGAATGGGCCGTTCTGTCTGACGCGGCTGCATGACAATGCGCGGCCGGAGCGCAAAGAAGTCGAAGAAATCCTGGAGATACAAGGCGCCGTCGGCCACGGAGCTGAAGCGGCTAAGGATGCCTTCGAGCAGGGCGCGCAGGCGGGCGAAGGAGCCGGCCAGGAAGGTGAGCTGGCCGAGCGAGATGCTGCCGGCCGCGGTGCGGGCGATGATGTAGACGTAGGCACCGTAGTAGCCGGCGGCGCCGATGGCGGCGAAGAGCGTGCCCCAGCCGGCGCGGCGCAGCACGAGGGACTTGTTTTGGCGGTAGAAGTCGTCGGAGAGGGTGCGGAAGCGGCCGATGAGGAAATCGGAGAGGCCGAAAATCTTGACTTCCTTGGCGGTTTCGTCGGAGGCGCCGGTTTGGCGGAGGTAGTCGAGCTCGCGGCGCTCGGGCGTCCAGGAGTGCGAGAGGGAGTAGCTGCGCTCGTTGAAGTGCGACTCGCCGAGGAAGGCGGGCACCACGGCCAGCAGCAGCAGCCCCAGCAGCCAGGGCTGGAAGGCGACGAGGCCGCCGGCGAGGAGCACGAGGGTGATGAAGTCCTGGCCCTGGCTGAGCACCTGGCTCATGAGCACGGTGCGGGAGAGGGTTTGGCGGCGGGCGCGCTCGAGCTTGTCGTAGAAGGTGCTGTCTTCGAACTGGTCGAGGTCGAGGCGGGCGGCGTGCTCCATGAGGCGGATGGAGGACTGGTTGGCGAAGAGGTCGCCGAGCAGCGAATCGAGCAGGGCCACGCCGCGGCCCAGGGCATCGGCGAGCAGCACGAGGCCGAACTCGAGGCCCACGAGGGTGAGCACGGGCGTGAGCTGGCGGGCGGGGGCGGGCAGCTTGGTGAGGGCCACCACGTCGTCGATAATCAGGCGGCCGACGTAGAGCGTGGCCAGCGGCAGAAACGCGCGCAGCAGGCGCAGCCCGAGGTTGGCGGAGGCCAGCGCGGGGCTGGTGGCCCAGATGAGTTTCAGGAAGGCGGGCAGGTGGCGCAGGGCCGATACCCGCTCGCGCACGCTCACGGCGGGCTTTTCGGGGCCGCGCCCGGCGTTGGGGTTCTTGGCGGAGATGGATTTCAGGAAGTCAAACATTGCCGGGGCGTGGGCAAGGTTGGGGCCGGGTTTGGGGGGCGGCCGTTTTGGCAGGGAGAAGCTCGAATGCTCGGAATTAAGCACTAATTAGCAGCTTGAACCACCGTTTTACCCAATTGAATTATGGAATCCAACATTCAAGTAGGCGACTTCTTAGAATTTGATGGTCTATTGTGTATCGTCGTGGCTCTTGCTGGCCCCTACGGAGACGAGGACATTCCAGAAGAACATATTGCCGTATGGTTTGGCGGCAACGACCCAGCAGGAAAGCCCGTCGAAGAGGAGCGATTCAAACCGGCGATTTGGATCATTCCGCAAGAATATTTCAAGAAAACGCCAAGGCCAGAAGTGCTGCATTAATCCGCATTTTATTTTGAGAAAGCGTTTAGCTTCCTCCCATTAAAGCCCCTGCTTCATATTGTCTGCAACAAGGGTACACATGGCTTGAATCGTTATGAAAGTTGAAGAAGTCATTGATAAGCTAACCGCCGATTTCCCCATTGCCACGCGGGCTAAGCTACGGAATCATGATGCGCCTTCGGCGTGGGCCCGATGGTTTATCCTGCCGGTTCCTGGGTATATCGAAGCATCTTCCTATGGGCCCGTCCCGAAGCGCGAGATTGAATGGATTGAACTCGACCCTGTGGAAATATGGCACATCGGCCGGCTCGTACCTCCCAAGCATATTGACCACACCCCCGCCATTTTTCAGCAACTACAAGGCCACGGGGTTGCCATGCAGATAATCGAAGGACTCATCAGAATACCTCTGCAAGATTGAAACGCTCGGTTTCCTTAACTGCGCCAACGCCCCGGCAGCGGCCAAGAAACCCGGCTATGACTCACCGTTTCCCCAGCAGCCCCAGCCCCACCAGCGGCTGGGGCTGCTTGCGGTTCCGGCCGGGGCCGATACCCGCTCGCGCACGCTCACGGCGGGCTTTTCGGGGCCGCGCCCGGCGTTGGGGTTCTTGGCGGAGATGGATTTCAGGAAGTCAAACATGGCCCGGGCGTGGGCAAGGTTGGGGCCGGGTTTGGGGGGCGGCCGTTTTGGCAGGGGGTGGTGGGCTTTGTAGCCTGCGCTACAGCCACGCGCCTGCTTATGTGCGCCAAAAAAGCTTTAGCACACGGACGTTTTAAAGAGCTGCTGACGTTTACGAAACTCATGCCTTCGTGACATTTCGTAAACGTTGATTCGTAAACCAGTTTCTTAAACTCTTCCAGTATTATAGCAGCTTAATTTGGCACTCAGCTTTGAGGCACTGCTAGTAGTACATCAAAAGGAGCATTAAGGCTTGATTCGCTTACCGTTGTAGGTCTGGATTCTTTCTTCGACTGTTGCCTTTTGCATTTGGTGTGCTACGACGCGGATGGTGACTAACAGCAGCACATAGCCAACCAAGATGCCCAACAGTGCTTTTCCGGCGAATAAAAGAGCGTCGCGCATCGGTTTGGGAGTATTGGGGTGGCTAGAGAGTGAAAAAAATGGCTCGGTTCAAATTATCGGTGGGTTTTCTGAAGACTTCTAAATTACTACCTGAAAATTATTCTCCGCCAGCGCGCGTCTGCGAGGGTCCCTCATTCATCCAGTGGAGTAGCCTAAGAAGCCCCGGCCCCGCCAGCGGCTGGGGCTTCTGGCGGTGCCGGCCGGGGCCGCTTGCACGCCACGCGGCCCCTCCTACACGCCACGGACGTGCTCCTACGCATCTCGGGCGCGCTCCTACACGCCACGGGCTTGCTCCTACACGCCACGGGGCTGCTCCTACACATCTCGCGCCTCCTCCTACACGTCTCGGGCATGCTCCTACACGCCAAGCGGCTGCTCCTACACGCCACGGGCTTGCTCCTACACGCCAAGTGGCCGCTCTTACATGCCAGGCTCCGGCCCCAACAAATTTTTGGCGGCTAAAACCCCGTCCACGGCGAATAGGAGCGGATAGCGGGGAAGACAAGTGGCGCAACGTTAGGAATACCTACCTACTACGGGGGAGAATCGGTAGCTTACTGCCTCATCATTCCCAACCCAACTACCCTTTTTATGGATGCCCAAGACACCTCCATCCTCGACAGCGGCCAGCGCGTGGGCCTGGTCGCCGCCGATTATCCCAAAGAGCTGGCGGACTTCCTGCCCCTGCAAGCCGCCAACACGGACCGCGCCGAGCTGGTGACCGCCATCGAGGCCCAGCAGCAAACCCAGGACACCCGTACCACGCCCGCGACGACCGACAAGGACGACGCCCGCGAAAAAATGGCGCAGGCCACGGCCACGCTCTCGGCCAAGGCGGTGGGCTACGCGCTGGCCACCGGGCAGCTGGGGTTGAAGCAGGCCTTCACCCTCTCCTACGCCGACGTGCGCTACGGCGAGGCCACCGAGGACGTGAACCACGTGCGCGACCTGGTGAAGGCCGTGGCGGCCCTGCCCGCCCAGGTGCGCAAAGACTACCGCCTGAGCGATGCCGTGATTCAGGCCCCGGCCGACGCGGCCCAGCTGTTCGAAGACGCCGCCGACGACCAGACCGACGCCAAAGCCGCCCCGCGCCTGGCCACGCTGGCCCTGCCCGAGCTGCTGCGCCGCCTCAGCGCCGCCCTGCGCCTGATGGAGACGCTGCTCAAGGGCCAGCGCACCGATACGGACCCGGCGTTTCAGTGGCCGGCCTTTTATGCGGCCTTCAAGGAGGCCAACAAGCGGCGGGGCCTGCCCAAACGCGCTGGCAAAGCCTCCGCGAAAACCCCGTCGAAACCCGACGGGACGGTGTAAAGGTGCTCGCGCCGGCAGGGCCACTGGGGGCGAGTTATAATGCGGCGGATTTGTACGACCACAAAAAAGGCCCTCACTTTGCGGTGAGGGCCTTTTTTATTGATGGCGGGTTTGGTTCTGGTGGCGTTGGGGCGCTTAGTCGTGGGGGTAGCGGGCGCTTCGCTGGGTTCTGGTCTTAGTGGCAGGTTAACAGGCGGGCGTGAGGGGACTACTCAGAGGCTCGGAATTAAGCACTAACTAGCAGCTTAATCCGCCGTTTTGCTGAACGACCCCGATAATTAACCTTATCAATTATGCTGCGCAACTGGTTTCGTCCTCGCTTGTGGTGGGTGTTAGTCTTGCCCTTGGGGTTTTATTTGACACACGGGCGGTACGTCTTTGACAAGTTGGACGAACAGTACAAAGTCATTAGCTTGGAGGTGTACGACAAGTTTCCCTTACAATACGAGTTCAAGGAATACTTCATACTCGGTGGGTATTACTCGCCTAACGCTTACCACGTCTGGCAATTCGTGGCTAACGCCTGTTTGGTCATCGGATGCTTAGCGCTGGGAAAGGCATTGCTGTTCACCAGACCTAAGCCCCCACAGGCATAGGCTCGGTTTCCTAAAGGTGACCAACCGGCCGCCGCAGCCCCGGCAGCGTCTCAGAAACCCGGCTACGATTCAACGTTTCCCCAGCAGCCCCGGCCCCGCCAGCGGCGGGGGCTGCTGGCGGTTCCGGCCCAGCGGAAGCCTCGGCCGGGCCGTGCTACGAGTTGGACGGCTCAGGCCCGTTCCGCTACCAGCCGATACAGGTCTTGGGCATTTTCAAACGCGGCGCCCATGGTGTTGTTGAAATAGGCATACACGTCTTTCCCCTCTTGCAGGTAGTCGTGTATCTGCTCGGCCGTGTCATGCAGAAAGTCGCGCTCGTAGGACTCGCGGTAGTTGCCCTTGGGGCCGTGGAAGCGCATATACACAAAGCCGGCCCCCTCGTTGAGTTGGGCGTTGCGGGCGGGGCCTTTGTCGTGCAGCACGAGGCTGGCGCCGTGGTGGTCCAGCATGTCAAAGGCATCATCGGCGTACCAGCTGGGGTGGCGAAACTCCACCGCTTTGCGCCACTCGTGGGCGGGGTCGGCCGCGGCAAGGGCAGCCAATACGACATTGACGGCCTGTAGCTGACGAATGGTGTTGCTGGGCGGAAACTGAATGAGCAGGCAGCCCCTTTTGGGCCCCAGCTCCCGGGCGGCCTCCAGGAAGCGGGCAATGCCGGAGAGGTCCTCGACCAGCGCCTTGGCGTGCGTAATATCGCGCCACAGCTTGATGGTAAAATCAAAATCAGGGCCGGTTTCCGCGGCCCAGGCCGCGAACGTTTTGGGCAGGGGGATGCGGTAGAAGGTGCTGTTAATCTCCACAGAATTAAACAGAGTGGCGTAGTAGGTGAGGCGGCTCGTGGCCTGGTAGGCCGCCGGAAAGGTGGCCTTGGGGCCGGGCACCACGATGCCGCTGGTGCCGGTGCGCAGGGTGCCAAGGTGGGCAGGCATGGGAAAGGACTGTGCGGGAAATTCGGGGTATAACGGGCCACGCGGCCTCGGCGTTTTACCCCAGGGGCATCTGCACGAGGCGCCAACGCATCACCGGCTGCCTAGGCCGCGGCAGGCGTTTGGCCCGGTTAAAGCGGGGCCGGCAACCAGGGCCACGCGAGATAGAGCACCGCCCCTTGCAGCAGCGTCAGCACCAGGGTAACGCTCCAGAAAGCGGCTTTGCGGTTCTTATGGTGCAACAGTAGAATTGCGGCCCACGCGCCAGGGGCTGCGCCCGGCAGCGTAGCGAGGTGCAGCGTTTTTTCGGCAATGCGCCGCTGGCCGCGTTGGGCTTTGCGCTTGTCGCGGGCGAAGAGAACGAAGCACAGGAGGTTGAAAAACAGCAGGCAGCTCAGGAGGAGGGTCATAGGGCGGGCGGCGGGCCTGGCGGAGTAGGCCGTTCGGGGTTCGGCCGGGGTGGTTGCGGCACGGGCCTGAACCAGTTGGACGAGTTAGCAAATGCGCCAGCAAGACGCAGACCAGTGGTGTGGCAGATGCAGCTGGCACCAGCAGAGCCGCGCAAGTTATGGCGCTGCATCCAAGGCAAAGGAACGATGCCCTTCAAAAACCCAGCCTTCCCAAAGACCGGTCTTCTGAAGAATCACGGCCCATCGGAACCCCGGACGGTCTACCGGGCGCGCTGCCGCTCATTACCACCGCCGAACTGCCAAAAAAGCACGCTACAAAAGCCCGTTTTTTATGGAACGAAAAATACATTTTTTATAAGCCCGGCCGTGCGGGGCAGGTTGGTACGATTGTGTAGCAGAAAGCAGCATCCTGCCACGCAGGGCGCTTTGTCTCACGCTTCTTCCCAGCTTTTATGCCATGTGCCCTCCCCTCTCGTGCTGCCACCAGCGGCTAACCCAGCCGCTGCCCACGCAAGTGTATTACCTGGTGCGCCTGCTGCTCACCCACAACTCCGACGAGCTGCTGGCCGACCAGCACGAACCCGTGAAACAGCGCCTGGAGCAGCTCTGGCACCGGGTGCCGCACGCGGTGCAGTGCCGCTGCCGCGTCTCGATGGCCCGGGCCATCGAGCTCACCGAATGCCTGGTGGCGTGCCTGCTGCGCGCCGACTGCTGCCGCCGCTCGCTGCGCCGGGCCGTGACGCTGCGCGAGGCCCTGGGCCCGGTGCTGGACTAGGGCCGGCGCCGCTGCCGGCTTGATGGGGCGGCAAAACAGCCGCCCCGGCTGTACCAGGACGGATGGGCAGCCGCACGCAGTCCCGACAGGCAAAAAGCCTTCAAATGGCCGTCAGGGGCTTTTTTGGATATAAACAGGGATATATATTTGCCCAATCATTGCTTTTGGGCTGGGCCATATTTATTAGCCAACTCGCTTGTTTCTGTTTATGAAAGCAGGTTTTACGCTTCTTCCTTTGCTTACCCTTGGCCTGCCGCTGGCCGTTTACGCTCAGAATGTGGGCATTGGCGTGGCTATTCCGCAGGCCACGCTGCACGTGGGCGGCGCCGCCAGCACCCTGCGCGTCGACGGGCTGGGCGGTAACGGCACCCGCGTGCTCACCACCGATGGAACCGGCGTACTGGGCTCGCAGGCGCAGCCCACGCTGGGCATTAGCAGCCAAACCCTGACGCTGACCAGCGGCACCAGTACCAGCAGCGTGACGCTGCCGCCCGGGCCCGCGGGGCCACAAGGACCACAAGGACCACAAGGCCCTACTGGTGCCACGGGGGCCACCGGCGCCACCGGCGCGACTGGTCCCCAGGGACCCAGCGGTGCCCTGGGCCGCTACGGCGATGGCAGCGCGGGCGCCCTCACCATCTCGTCTGGCCAAACCCTCGACCTTTCTGCATCCCTTGGCAGCCTTCCCAGCGGCGCCAACTTGCAGTTCACAACCATCACCGTTTTGGGCAGTTTGATAGTGCCCAGCGGAACGGTGCTGCGCTGCACCGGCAACGCGACTATTTCGGGTGCCATCACCGTGGTGGCCGGAGCAGTGGGCGGGCAGGCAGTGGCCGCGGGCGTGGCGCTGGGGCCACCCAGTGGGCTGGCGGGCGGCACTGGCCTTAGCGCGCTCACGGCGGCGGGCTTGCCCATAGCCGGCAGCCTGGGCGGCGGCGCGGGGCTGCGCAGCGTGGCCAGTGGCAACTCGGGGGCAACGGCGGCGGCCGGTTTGCACTGCTATGCGGCGGCAACCTGAACGTGCCCAGCACAGGCTTTATTCAGGCCAATGGCACTTCCGCTGTCAACCTCAGCACCGCGGGCCAAAGCATCCCCGGCGCGGGCGGCGGCGCGGGCGGTGTGGTGGTGCTGGCAGCCAAAGGCACCCTGACGCTGCAAGGAAACATCCAGGCCAATGGCGGCAATGGCGCCAGTGCCTTCGACGGCAACGGCGGCAACGGAGAAGGCGGCGGGGGCGGCGGCGGGGGCGGCATCGTTCGGCTGCTGGCCAGCTCCTCGCCCAGCGTGACGGGCTCCGTCCAGGTGTTGGGCGGGTCGGCGGGGGCCGCCGCAGGCTCCACCACCTCAGTCGTCGCCGGGGGCGGCGGCGGGGCCTGCGGCGGCAACGGCGGCGCGCCGGGCACCACCGGTGCATCGGCGAGCGCCGGCTCGGCGGGATATTTCATCCAAACGGTGGCGCCGGCTCCCGAAAACCTGCTCGAATAGGCACCACCCGAATGCAAACAGGCACAAGCCCTGGCCGATGGCCGGGGCTTTTTTGTGCGGTAGCTGAGGGGCCGGCAGGTGAGCGCCGCGGCCCATGACGGTGCAGGAAGGTGCTGGAAAACAGGCCGCGTAGGTTAGCCGCATCAACTTTTCCCATCCCACGCACTATGGTTCATCGTTACCTCCTAGCCTTGCTGCTGGCCCTGAGCTTTGGCCCGGCATTTTCCGCGAAATACTACGTGGCCCCCACGGGCAGCGACACCAACAGCGGCACCATTGCGGCGCCCTTCCTCAGCATTCAGCGGGCCCAAACGGCCGTGTCGGCCGGCGACACGGTGTGGGTGCGCGGCGGCACCTACCTGATGCAAAGCGCGCAGATTGCGAACTACGTGAGCCCCTACGCCTACGTGACGCAGCTGAGCAAAAGCGGCTCGGCCGCAGCCGGGCGCATCAAGTACTGGGCCTACCCGGGCGAGCGGCCGGTGTTCAACTACGCCAACATCGACCCCAACGTAGCCGTGAGCAACGGCACCGTTGCGTTTGCG
This DNA window, taken from Hymenobacter sp. 5317J-9, encodes the following:
- a CDS encoding XdhC/CoxI family protein yields the protein MPSPPRDLPVWMLAAASLRAGTPVALLCVVRSEGSSPGRQGFKMAVTDAVVAGSIGGGIMEHKWVELARQRLRETDAAPLLRPQIHRREAPADRSGMMCSGEQEVLLWPFGLADLATVEAIANRLQSGGRGSVSIRPTMGLQLHAAASEKSTAAEETEEALFYAFQPGPDWLYREQLGFRDQLTIVGGGHVSLALSRVLAALDFELTVLDDRTDLPTLDANDAAHHRRVIDYEHVAAEIPAGAHRYVVVMTVGYRTDTVVLRHLLGRSCRYLGVMGSVAKVAELRRGLREEGFSAEAIARLRGPIGLPIHSQTPEEIAISIAAELIRVRRSSEL
- a CDS encoding DUF4136 domain-containing protein, which codes for MTTREARVDSDYSYRGNFRRYRTYDFVTGTGLTSDSSRLGQSLREAIQQRFMAQGYKLARRRPDMLVNFRVYEGDMNFHGFQQEDLSQWIKRNIEEDDDTPREDRQGYQPVRLLLAEGTLLVTLIDVKTNRAVWNGYASGVTVPEGPMGEIVLKRSVRSILDRYRVFTEEFANGNITPSGASDSER
- a CDS encoding ABC transporter ATP-binding protein, producing MFDFLKSISAKNPNAGRGPEKPAVSVRERVSALRHLPAFLKLIWATSPALASANLGLRLLRAFLPLATLYVGRLIIDDVVALTKLPAPARQLTPVLTLVGLEFGLVLLADALGRGVALLDSLLGDLFANQSSIRLMEHAARLDLDQFEDSTFYDKLERARRQTLSRTVLMSQVLSQGQDFITLVLLAGGLVAFQPWLLGLLLLAVVPAFLGESHFNERSYSLSHSWTPERRELDYLRQTGASDETAKEVKIFGLSDFLIGRFRTLSDDFYRQNKSLVLRRAGWGTLFAAIGAAGYYGAYVYIIARTAAGSISLGQLTFLAGSFARLRALLEGILSRFSSVADGALYLQDFFDFFALRPRIVMQPRQTERPIPFPRPIEQGFEFENVGFQYKNGTKWAIRNLSFTLKAGEKLALVGENGAGKTTLVKLLARLYDPTEGRILLDGHDLREYDPAELRQEIGVIFQDFVRFQLPAGQNLAVGRIEERHNQPRIETAAHQSLADAVIAKLPGGYDQMIGRRFNGGVDLSGGEWQKIALGRAYMRDAQLLILDEPTAALDARAEYEVFQRFKELTQGKTAVLISHRFSTVRMADRILVIENGQFVEIGSHEELLARGGRYAELFQLQAAGYR
- a CDS encoding DUF6678 family protein encodes the protein MKVEEVIDKLTADFPIATRAKLRNHDAPSAWARWFILPVPGYIEASSYGPVPKREIEWIELDPVEIWHIGRLVPPKHIDHTPAIFQQLQGHGVAMQIIEGLIRIPLQD
- a CDS encoding DUF72 domain-containing protein; its protein translation is MPAHLGTLRTGTSGIVVPGPKATFPAAYQATSRLTYYATLFNSVEINSTFYRIPLPKTFAAWAAETGPDFDFTIKLWRDITHAKALVEDLSGIARFLEAARELGPKRGCLLIQFPPSNTIRQLQAVNVVLAALAAADPAHEWRKAVEFRHPSWYADDAFDMLDHHGASLVLHDKGPARNAQLNEGAGFVYMRFHGPKGNYRESYERDFLHDTAEQIHDYLQEGKDVYAYFNNTMGAAFENAQDLYRLVAERA
- a CDS encoding DUF1294 domain-containing protein; its protein translation is MTLLLSCLLFFNLLCFVLFARDKRKAQRGQRRIAEKTLHLATLPGAAPGAWAAILLLHHKNRKAAFWSVTLVLTLLQGAVLYLAWPWLPAPL